The following are encoded together in the Cololabis saira isolate AMF1-May2022 chromosome 5, fColSai1.1, whole genome shotgun sequence genome:
- the LOC133444311 gene encoding receptor-interacting serine/threonine-protein kinase 3-like: MALFNRDPVRNEDLENWDWIASGGFGNVYKARHNKWCSDVAIKLLNLDARSILPQEKALYNEATHMEKVSSDFVLRVYGIYEGCPPIKEMSVQQGIVTPLMRKGSIENLQTDFPDPLPWPLVFRLAHEVGLGMTFLHSKDVLHHDLKPSNVLLDDDLRVKLADFGLSRTSVSALSSSQETQTETGGSYKYMPPEAFNLSYKPRRSFDIYSYGILLWSIINGEEPYPGKIFIHVKLSIETGQRPRVDTLSQKNVDGMKEIVNLMQRCWDADPSKRPPFTDCIKVTEELFSKHKNGIREAVYKVVTKLESETSAPDYLNSPTPEESFDSVDHPAPAAQEQTFAKTANQQSTKTMTEEDKANFVDDNMAVLIQDTDMVMAITEEIKKLVHGEAYSRINAKETNQDKMRVLYQGPLRSGGKRVKAAFYDALKKHQPDLVERLSG, translated from the exons ATGGCACTCTTTAACCGTGACCCAGTCAGGAATGAAGACTTAGAAAACTGGGATTGGATTGCTTCTGGGGGATTCGGTAATGTCTACAAGGCCAGGCACAATAAATGGTGTTCTGATGTGGCCATTAAGCTACTTAATCTGGATGCTCG CTCCATCTTGCCCCAGGAAAAAGCATTGTACAATGAGGCTACTCATATGGAGAAAGTGTCCTCTGACTTTGTTTTGAGGGTTTATGGAATTTATGAAGGATGTCCTCCAATCAAAGAAATGTCGGTCCAACAAGGAATAGTCACACCTCTCATGAGAAAAGGATCCATTGAGAACCTACAAACGGACTTTCCTGACCCTCTCCCGTGGCCGCTGGTCTTCCGTTTGGCACATGAAGTAGGTTTAGGAATGACCTTCCTCCATTCAAAGGATGTTCTGCACCATGACCTAAAACCAAGTAATGTTCTGCTGGATGATGACCTTAGGGTCAAG tTGGCAGACTTTGGTCTATCTAGGACTTCCGTCAGCGCTTTGAGCAGCAGCCAAGAGACACAAACAGAGACTGGAGGCTCGTACAAGTACATGCCACCTGAggcttttaatttgtcatataAGCCTCGTCGTTCCTTTGACATTTACAG CTACGGTATTCTTCTCTGGTCCATCATCAATGGTGAAGAACCTTATCCAG GCAAGATCTTTATTCATGTGAAGCTTTCGATCGAAACGGGCCAGAGACCTCGTGTTGACACACTTTCACAGAAAAACGTTGATGGTATGAAAGAGATCGTCAACCTCATGCAGCGGTGCTGGGATGCAGATCCATCCAAGAGACCTCCCTTCACAG ACTGCATCAAAGTCACTGAAGAATTGTTCTCCAAGCACAAGAATGGCATTCGTGAGGCCGTCTATAAAGTTGTGACAAAACTG GAGTCTGAGACAAGTGCGCCAGACTATCTTAATTCACCAACCCCAG AAGAATCATTTGACTCAGTCGACCACCCTGCACCAGCAGCTCAG GAGCAGACATTTGCCAAAACAGCCAACCAACAGTCCACAAAAACTATGACAGAGGAGGATAAAG CAAACTTTGTAGATGACAATATGGCCGTTTTAATACAAGACACTGACATGGTAATGGCGATAACTGAAGAGATTAAAAAACTGGTCCACGGTGAAGCCTACTCACGGATTAATGCTAAAGAGACGAACCAGGACAAAATGAGGGTACTATACCAGGGACCTTTACGTTCAGGAGGAAAGCGGGTCAAAGCAGCGTTTTATGATGCCCTTAAGAAACATCAGCCCGACCTGGTGGAGAGGCTCA GTGGCTAA